CTATCGGCCTTTGTTCGATGACGGCGCCGTCGCCGGCGTCCTCGTCGTCGGCTACGACGTGACGGGGCAGAAATTGGCGCGCGACGAGGTCGCCTTGCTGCGCACCAACCTGATCCACATTTCGCGATTGAGCGCGATGGGGACGATGGCGTCGACGCTCGCCCACACGCTCAACCAGCCGCTCACCGCGATCGCCAATTATGTCAGCGGCTGCGAGCGCCTGCTCGCCAAGCCGCAGGCGGGCGCTGTCGCCGACCTCACCTTCGCCCTCAACCAGATCAAGCAGAGTGCCCTCGAAGCGGGCGACGTCATCCGCAGCCTGCGCGAGCTGGCCGGGCGCGACGACGGCGACAAGACCAGCGTCGACCTCGCGGATGCGGTCGGAGAGGCGCTGGCGCTCGCCCGGACCGGCGGGGCCGCGCCCGATCTCGCCTGCGACATCGATCTTGGCGGGCTCGACGTCCGCGGCGACGCGATCCAGGTCCAGCAGGTTCTTTTCAACCTCGTCCGCAACGCGATCGAGGCGATGGCGGGCCGCGCTGACCAAATTTTATCGGTCACCGCGCAGCGGCAGGGCGCGATGGTCGAGATCGTGGTCGCCGATAATGGCCCCGGCTTTCCGCCCGGCGCGCATCACGCCGCCTTCGACGCCTTCATGACGACGAGGAACGGCGCGATCGGCCTCGGCCTGCCGATCTGTCGCACGATCGTGGAAGCGCATGGCGGCCGCATCGCCGCGGAGCCCAATCCGGGCGGCGGCGCCCGGCTCGTCCTGTCGCTGCCCGCCGCGGACTAGGCCCGGCTCACCACCATCGACAGCACGGCGGGGTGCAGCGGCCGCACGAACTGGCAGCCGACCGCGCTGCCGCGAGTCCATGCGACCCGGGCGTGCAAGGCCTCCAGGCCGGGCAGCTTCAGCCACACGTCGGTGCCGGACGCGAGTTCGAGGTGGGTCGAGGCGCGAAAGCCCTGGGTCGAAAGGTCGATGATCTGGACGGTGACGCCGCTGGCCCCGCGCTGGCGCAGGCCCGCGCCGATCTCGCAATGCTGGCGCTCTTCCTTGCGACCCGGGGGCGCAGCGGGGATTCCGCTCATCGCCAGCTCGCCGGTCAGTCCTGTCGCACTCGCTTCGAACATCGGTCACGTCCCTGGCGATCCCCACCGCCGTTGGAATGAAATCAGCGCGGCGGGGCGATCCCCACCGACTTGGCCCAGACATGGGCGAGCCGCCGCTCCTGCTCGCTGATATCCTCGCTGAGCACGCGCGGGCGGCGGAATCGTTGTTGCGTCTGGTTGGAGGGGCGCCGCGTGACGTGCACGAGCACCTCGCTCTCGTCGATCTCCTGATGGAATTCGAGGCCCGCGCGGTTCCCGCCCGTCCAGGCGACGCGTGCCGAGACGATTGTCTTTCCGCGGGCGAACACCACTTCGTCGCCCAGCACCAAAGGCTGGGCGAGTTCGATCAAGGCGCCTTTCTGCGAGAGGTCCCGCAGACGCACGTCCACTTCGCCGGCCGCCGTCCGTAGCTTGGCCGCCAGCAGCACACGCGCGCGTTTCACGCTCCGCTTGCCGTCCATGGTCGTGTCGTCGGGGGAATCTGCGTCCATTTTTCCCTTGTCGTCTCTTAAGAGGCCTGGATCGTAGATAGGCGGGCGGGCCTAAATAGAAGTAAACGGAGCGGTAGGAGTTTGCGAGGAATGGCGCGTTGCCCGGCGTGCCGATTGACCTCTCGCCGCTGGCCTCTATGGGGGCGGACATGCGCTTTTTCTCCGACAATGCCGCCGCCGCCTGCCCCGAGGTCATGGCCGCCCTGGTGGAGGCCAACCGCCTCGAGACCGCGTACGACGGCGACACGTACAGCGCCCGGCTCGACGCCGCCTTCTCGGCTTTGTTCGAGCGCGAGGTGCGAGCGCTCTGGATTCCCACCGGCACCGCGGCCAATTCGCTCGCGCTCGCCGCTTTGTGCCCCCCGCACGGCGCGATCCTCTGCCACCGCGACGCGCATATCCAGAATGACGAATGCGGCGCCCCCGAATTCTACACCCACGGCGCCAAGTTGATGCTGGCCGAGGGCGAGGGCGCCAAGCTCACGCCGGCGAGCGTCGGGGCCCTGCTCGCGACGATCCGCAACGACGTCCACCAGGTCCAGCCGCACGCTCTCTCGATCACCAATGCGACCGAATATGGCCTCGTCTACACGCCCGCCGAGGTCGCCGCCCTCGGCGGCATCTGCAAGGAGCGCGGCCTCGGCTTCCACATGGACGGCGCCCGCTTCGCCAACGCGGTGGCGCGCCTCGGCTGCACGCCGGCCGAGCTCACCTGGAAGGCCGGGGTCGACGTGCTGAGCTTCGGCTTCGTCAAGAATGGCGGCATGTCGGCCGAAGCCCTGATCTTCTTCGACACCGCGCTCGCCGACGCCACCCGCTACCGCCGCAAGCGCGCCGGCCATCTACTCTCCAAGGGCCGCTATCTCGCCGCGCAGCTGCTGGCGATGATCGAGAACGACGTCTGGCTGCGCAACGCCCGCGCCGCGAATGACGGCGCCGCCCGGCTCGCCGCTGCCGCCGGCGAGCGGCTCGTCCATCCGGTCGAGGCCAACGAGCTGTTCCTTAAGGTCGCTCCGGCCGAGGCGCAGGCGCTGCGCGACCAGGGCTTCGATTTCTACGACTGGGGCCCGGGCGAGGCCCGCCTGGTCGTGAGCTGGGACCAGCAGCCCGAGCATATCGAGGCGCTGGCCCGGGCGATCGAGGCGCTGTGACCGAGACTCCGGCGGCGACGATTATGTCGCCGCGCGTCCTCATTCCGTTCGTGGTCATCACCCTCATCTGGGGGTCGACCTGGATCGTCATCAAGGACCAGCTCGGCACGGTGCCGCCGACCTGGTCGGTCACCTACCGCTTCATCATCGCCGGCACGGCCATGTTCGCTTATGCCGCCTGGAAGGGCTTCCCGCTGCGCATCGACCGCAAGGGCCATCTGCTCGCGGCCGGCTTCGGCATCCCCCAATTCTGCCTGAACTTCAATTTCGTCTATGCGGCCGAGCATTACATCACGTCGGGCCTCGTCGCAGTGGTGTTCGCCCTCCTGCTGGTGCCCAATACCGCGCTCGGCTGGCTGTTCCTCAAGCACCGCATCACCGCGCGCTTCCTGGTCGGCTCGGCGATCGCGACCGTCGGCGTCGGCCTGCTCTTCGTCCAGGAAATGCGCAGCACGTCGTTCGATCCGGGGACGGTGCTGATCGGCATCGGCCTTACTCTGCTCGGCGTGCTCAGCGCTTCGGTGTCCAACGTCATGCAGGCGGGCGAAGGCCTGCGCGCGCGTCCGATCGCCAGCATGCTCGCCTGGGGCATGGCCTATGGCGTGCTCGCCAACGCCATCTTCGCCTTGATCGTCTACGGCCCGCCGGTGATCGAATATCGCGTCGGCTACTGGCTCGGCCTCTTCTATCTCGGCATCGCCGCCTCGGCGCTCGCCTTCACTTTCTATTTCGGGATCATCCGCGCGATCGGCCCAAGCAAGGCGGCTTATTCGAGCCTGCTGGTGCCGATCATCGCCATGGGCTTCTCGACCGTCTTCGAGGATTATCACTGGTCGACGCTGGCCGTCGCCGGCGGCATCCTCGCATTGGCCGGGCTCACCATCGCCTTGCGCTCGCGCCGCCCGGCCTGAAGCGGCTTCGGGTCGACCGCCGGCCGGTTGTGCGCCCGCGGCCCGCAGCCTAGATTGGGTTCATGCTCGACGCCCAGAATGCGCCCGCCGTCCCGCCGGCTACGATCCGCCGCGAAGACTATCGCCCACCCGCATGGCTGGTGCCCGAGATCGCCCTCGAATTCGACCTCGCGGCGAAGCGCACGATCGTCAAGGCGACGCTGACCATCGAGCGCAACCAGCCCGGCGAGCCGCTTCGCCTCGACGGCGAAGACCTGAAACTGCTCTCGGTCAAGATCGATGGCCAGCCGGCCGCGCACAGCCATGCCGACGACGTCCTCACGATCCCGCTCGACGCGCGCAGCGCCGTGGTCGAGACGATCGTCGAGATCGCGCCCTCCGCCAACAGCCAGTTGATGGGCCTCTATGAATCGGGCGGCATCCTCTGCACCCAGTGCGAGGCCGAGGGCTTCCGCCGCATCACCTTCTTCCCCGACCGACCCGACGTGCTCAGCCGCTACAAGGTGCGGATGGTCGCCGACAAAGGGGCCTATCCGGTCTTGCTCGCCAATGGCGATCCGATCGCACGGGGCGATCTCCCCGATGGCCGCCACTGGGCCGAATGGCACGATCCCTTCCCCAAGCCCTCCTATCTGTTCGCGCTGGTCGCCGGCGATCTCGTCGCCAACCGCGATACGTTCGTCACCAGCTCGGGCCGCACGGTCGATCTCGGCATCTGGGTACGGGCCGAGGACCTTCCCAAGACCCAGCATGCGATGGACGCGCTCAAGGCCTCGATGGCCTGGGACGAGCGCGTCTACGGCCGCGAGTACGACCTTGCCGTGTTCAACATCGTCGCCGTCTCCGATTTCAACTTCGGCGCGATGGAGAATAAGGGGCTCAACGTCTTCAACTCGCGCTACATCCTCGCCGATCCGGATACGGCCACCGACGCGGATTACGACGCGGTCGCGGGCGTGGTGGCGCACGAATATTTCCACAATTGGTCGGGCAACCGCGTCACCTGCCGCGACTGGTTCCAGCTCTCTCTCAAGGAAGGCTTCACCGTCTTCCGCGATCAGCAATTCTCGGCGGATCAGGGCAGCCATGCGGTGAAGCGGATCGAGGACGTGCGCGCCCTTCGTTCGGCGCAGTTCCCGGAGGACGCCGGCCCGCTCGCCCATCCGATCCGCCCCGAATCCTATATCGAGATCTCGAACTTCTACACCGCGACCGTCTACAACAAGGGCGCCGAGGTGATCCGGATGATGCACACCATCCTGGGCCCGGAAGGCTTCCGCGCCGGCAGCGATCTCTATTTTGGCAGCCATGACGGCACCGCCGCCACCTGCGAGGATTTCGTCCGCGCGATGGAGCTGGCGACCGGCGCCGACCTCGAGCGCTTCCGCCGCTGGTACGCCCAGGCCGGCACGCCGCGGGTGAAGGCGACGCTTACCCATCGCGATGGCGACGGCCGCGCGCACCTGCTGCTCGAACAGACCGTTCCACCGACGCCGGGACAGCCCACCAAGCAGCCGATGCCGATCCCGCTCAAGATCGCCTTGTTCGGTGACAAGACCGGCGAGAAATATGTCGACCAGCTTATCCTGCTGGAGGATTCGAGCCACGAAGTGATCTTCGAGGGCATCGGCGAGCGCCCGGTCCTGTCGATCAACCGCGATTTCTCGGCGCCGGTCATCATCGAGAGCAACCGCTCGACCGAGGACCTCGCTTTCCTTTCGGCGCACGATGACAATCCGTTCGCGCGCTACGAGGCGATGCAGCAACTGATGCTCGACACGTTGATCGCCGCGGTCACCACCGGCAGGGCGGACCACGCGCCGGTGATCGAGGCGGTGCGCAACACGCTGGCCGACGACCGGCTCGACCCGGCCTTCATCGCGGAGGCAGTGCTGCTGCCGACCGAGGCCTTCATCGGCGACCATCTGCTGATCGTCGAGCCGGAGGCGATCCACAGCGCGCGCGAGCGGCTCCGCGCCGAGCTCGGCATCGAGCTCGAGCAGCAATGGCGCGATTTCTATGCCGCCGCCGCCGCCAACCGGTTCGAATATTCGCCGGCCGCCAAGGGCGCGCGCCGCCTGCGCACCGTCTCGCTCGGCTATCTGTCGGCCGGCGGCGCCGAGGACGCTCCGGCCCTGGCGATGCGCCAGTTCGCCGAAGCCGACAACATGACCGACCGCCAGGGCGCGCTCGGCACGCTCGCCAACAGCGAGGCCCCCGAGCGCGGCGAGGCCCTTGCCGCTTTCTACGAGCGCTACCGCGACAACGCCTTGGTGCTCGACAAATGGTTCATGGTGCAGGCGCTCTCCACCCGCGACGATACGGTCGATGCGGTGCTGGCGCTGGCCGAGCATCCCGATTTCACGCTCGCCAACCCGAACCGCATGCGGGCCCTGATCAGCGCCTTCGCCGCCAACCAGCGCGCCTTCCACGACGCGGACGGACGCGGCTACCGCTTCCTCGCCGATACGATCCTCGCCGTGGACAAATTGAACCCGCAGACCGCCGCCCGCCTCGTCCCCCCGCTCGGCCGCTGGCGCCGCTTCGACGAGATCCGCGCCGAACTGATGCGCGGCGAGCTCCAACGCATCGTCGACACGCCAGGCCTCTCCAAGGACGTGTTCGAACAGGCCTCGAAAAGCCTGGGCTAGGACCATCCCGGCCTGCGCCGGGACGACGTCAGCCGATCCAGTCGGCCACTTGCGCGGCGACCTGGTTGGCGGCTTGGTTGATTGCGGGGCCGGCGCTGGCGACGTCGATTGCAGCGACGGGCACGCGCGCTTCGAAGCGGCGGCTTTCGACCCGGTTGGCGCCGCGCGCCACGGCGGCGTCATAGACGACCACCGCCTCGTTGGTGGTCGCGTCGAGGCCGAAGCTGCGCAACTGCCCGGTGAGGCGCACGCCGGGATCGAAGGTGAACTGCATCGGATCGAGCACGACGCGGCCGGTGCGCGCGGCGATCACGTCCGACACCAGCCGGCCGAACAGGGCGCCGGGCGCCTCGACCCATTGCGCGTCCTTCAGATAGGCGACCGTGCCGCCGCTGCGCACCGGCACCCGCGTCGTCCGCAGCTCCTGCGGCGTCGTCGGCACCACCACCGTCACCGCCTCGCTGGCGGCGACGTTGCGGGTCGCTGTTGCGGGGACCGTTTCCGAAGGGCTGAGGCGCAGCAGCGAATCGGGCACCTTGCCGCCGAAGCTGAAGCAGCCCGACAAAGCGAGCACGAGCCCGAGGGCGGGAAGGATTCTGGTCTGTTTCATCATTTCGGCTCGTAATCCGGAAGTTTCGACCCGCCGATCAGCGCGCCCGCGCCGCCCTGCTCGACCTTTTCGCTGACCGCGCGCAGCGATTGCGACGTCGCCCTCAAATCCCGCACCAATTGGCCGACCTCGGGCAGAGTCTGCTTGGAGAAGGCCTGGATGCCCGGGCGCGCGTCGTTGATCGCGGCGTCGAGGTTGCGCATGCTCGTCTCCGCCGCCTGCACCGTCTTGCGAAGGTCGTTGACCAACGGCTTGGCGTCGTCGTTGAGCAAGCCGTCCGTGGTTTCGGCGAGGCGGCCGAATTCCTCGGCGGCGTTGCCGGCTTGGCGGATGGCGATGCGGGCGTCGGCGAGCGTCGCCGCGATCTCGGGGCTGCGCTCGGCGATCGAGCCGCTGATCTTCTCCATATTGTCGAGGATGCCGGCGATCGACGCTTGGTTGCGGTCGGAGACCAGCTCGGTCAGCCGTTCGGTCAGGGTCGAGACGCGCTCGAGCAATTCGGGCGCGCTGTTGAGCAATTGGCCGAGCGCGCCCGGCTTGGTCGGGATCACCGGCACGCCATAGGGACACGTGCTCTCGAGATTCTCTTCGGGGCAGGCGAGAGGCGGCGATCCGGCCGGCGCCGGATCGAGCTGGATCTGCGAGACGCCGGTGAAGCCGACACCCTGGATCGTGGCGGTCGTGCCCTGCAGGATCGGCGTGTCGTCGCGCGCCGTGATGCGGACGCGGACGAATTCCGGGCTCTTGGGCTCGAGATTGATCGATTCGATCTGACCGACGGGGACGCCGTTGAAGGTCACCGCCGAGCCTTTGGCGAGCCCGTCGACGGCCTGCTTGAAGAAGATGTCATATTCGTTCTTGCTCTCGCCCGACACCTGGCTGAGCCAGATGATGAAGCCGAGCAGGGCGACGACCATGGCGAGCACGACGCCGCCGACGAGGATATGGTTGGACCGCGTTTCCATCAGCCTTCAGCGCTCCCCACCCGCGATGCCGCGGCCGTCGCGGTCTGGGCTGCGCGTCCGCGCGGCCCCCGGAAATATTCTTGTATCCATTCGTGGTCCAAAGCCAATAGTTCCGGAATCGTTCCGACCGCGATCACCTTTCGGTCGGCGAGCACCGCGACGCGGTCGCAGATCGCGTAGAGCGTATCGAGATCGTGGGTGATGAGGAAGACGGTGAGTCCGAGCGCCGATTGCAGCTCGCGGATCAATTCGTCGAACGCCGCCGCGCCGATCGGATCGAGGCCGGCGGTCGGTTCGTCGAGGAACAGAAGCTCGGGATCCATCGCCAGCGCCCGCGCGATGCCGGCGCGCTTCTTCATGCCGCCGGACAGCTCGGCCGGGAATTTGGGCCCCGCCTCAGGCGCGAGCCCGCTCATCACGATCTTGAAGGCGGCGATCTCGTCGAGCAGGTCGGCGCCGAGCTTGGGATAGAATTCGCGCAGCGGCACCTGCACGTTCTCGGCCACGGTCAGCGTCGAGAACAAGGCGGCGCCCTGGAACAGGATCCCCCAGCGCTTGCGAATGCCCTGCAGGTCGGCCTCGTCGCGGTCGAGCGTAGGCTCCCCAAAGACGTGGACCTCGCCGGCGACCGGCTGCTGCAGCCCGATGATCGAGCGCATCAGCACCGATTTGCCGGTGCCCGATCCGCCGACCACGCCCAATATCTCGCCGCGGCGCACGTCCAGGTCCAGATCCTCGTGGACCACCTGCTCGCCGAAGGCGTTCTTCAGGCCCCGCACCTCGATGATATTCTCGCTCATACCCAGCCGATCTCCGTGAAGAAGACGGCGAAGAAGGCGTCGAGCACGATCACCAGGAAGATGCCCTGCACGACCGCGGCGGTGGTGCGCAGGCCCACTTCCTCGGCATTGCCCTTGACCTGCAGGCCCTGGAAGCAGCCGGCCATAGCGATGATGAGGCCGAACACCGGCGCCTTGATCAGCGCGCCCCAGAGGTCCGTCATCGGCACGACCTCGCGGATGCGCTGGACGAAGGTGACGGGCGGAATGTCGAGCGCGACGAAGCTGAAGATGCCGCCGCCGATGATCGAGATCAGAGCCGCGTAGAAGCCGAGCAAAGGCATCAGCAGCACCGTGGCGAGCACCCGCGGCAGCACCAGCGCCTCCATCGGCGAGACGCCGATGGTGCGCATGGCGTCCACTTCCTCCGCGAGCTTCATCGATCCGATCTGCGCGGCAAAGGCCGAGCCCGAGCGGCCGGCGACCATGATCGCCGTCATCAGCACGCCCAGCTCCTTCACCGACATGCGGCCGATCAGGTTGATCGTGAACACTTCGGCGCCGAACTGGCGGAGCTGGACCGCGCCCTGCTGGGCGATGACGATGCCGACCAGGAAGCTCATCAGGCCGACGATGCCAAGCGAATGGACGCCGACCACCTCGAATTGCTGGACGACGGCGTTGAGCCGGAAGCGGCGCGGGTGCGTGATCACGGTCCAGAACGAGATCATCAATGCGCCGAAGAAACCGAGCAGCCCGAGCAGGGTGCGTCCCGCCTCCGCGGTGGCATCGCCGACCTCGCCGAGGACGCGGTACAGCGGCGGCGTCCGGTCCGGCCGCACCTTCACCGGCTGGTCGGACTGCGACACCTGCTCGAGCAGCTTGGCTTCGTCCTCATCGACGCCGATCACATCGGCCTGATGGTCACGGGCCATTCGATGAACAAGCCAGGCGCCCACCGTGTCCATCCGCGGCACGGCCGTGAGGTCGAGCACCAGGCCGTCGCCGGGCACGGCGTTGAGCCGTTCGGGCAGGTCGCCGATGCAGGCGAGCGTCAGGTTTCCGCTGAAGCGGAGCACCTTTCTGTCGCCGTCATCGGCCAGGCTGAAATCGGCGGCAGAACTCATGCGGCAGCAGGATGCTTCAATTTGGAGGGTCCGGCAAGCGCCGGGGATGGACAAGGGCTACGATCCTGTGCTTGCCGGGTTCCATCGAAGGGAGTGAAATGAAGAGCGCGCTTGCCATTTACGACATGGACCGGACGATCACGAAGCGGGCGACCTACACGCCGTTCCTGATCCACGCCGCGCTCCGGCTCGCGCCCTGGCGGCTCGTCTTCCTCCCGCTCGTCGGGCTGGCGATGCTGGCCTATGTCGCCAAAATGCTCGATCGCGGCGAATTGAAGGAGGTCAACTACCAGCTCCTGATCGGCGGCGCGCTGGATCCGACGCGGCTCGAGCCGGTCATCCAGAGCTTCGCCGACCGCCAGGTCGCGACCAACATCCTGCCCGGCGCCCGCGCCAGCCTGGAGGCGGACCGCGCCGCCGGCCGCCGCATCGTCATGGCCACGGCCTCCTACCGCCTCTACGCCGCCGCGATCGCCGAGCGCCTCGGCATACGCGACGTGATCGCCACCGAAACCCAGCGCGACACGGCCGGGCGCGTCGTCGCGCGCATCGAGGGCAGCAATTGCTATGGCGACGCCAAGCTCGCGATGATCCAGGCCTGGCTGGAGCGCGAGGGGCTGACCCGCGAGGCGGTCCACATCCGCTTCTATTCGGATCATATTTCGGATTCGGTCGTCCATCACTGGTCGGACGAGCCGGTTGCCACCAATGCCCACGACCGGCTGGTCAAGCTGGCCAAGGTGGAGGGCTGGGAAGTGCTCGACTGGAGCAGGACCTGAAGCGACGCATGAGGGGAACGGGAATGACGCTGACGCTCTATTATCACCCCTTCTCCTCTTACTGTCAGAAGGTGCTGATCGCGCTCTACGAACGCGCCGTGCCGTTCGAACCGCGCCTGATCGATCTCGGCGACCCTGCCGCGCGCGCCGAACTGGTATCGGTCTGGCCGTTCGCCAAATTCCCCGTCCTGCGCGACGAAGAGAGCGGCCTTACCGTGCCGGAATCCACCTCGATCATCGAATATCTGGACCTGCGCCATGTCGGCCCGCCACCGATGATCCCGGAGGACCGCAACCTCGCTCTGCTGGCCCGCACCTTCGACCGCGTGTTCGACAATTATGTGATGACGCCGCTGCAGACGATCGTCGGCGACAGCCTCCGGCCCGAGGATGCGCGCGATCCCTATGGCGTCGATCGCGCCCGCGACCTGCTCGCCAAGGCCTATGCCTTCCTCGACAAGGAGATCGGTGCGCGGACCTGGGCCGCGGGCGACGCCTTCACCCTCGCCGACTGCGCCGCCGCGCCGGCGCTCTTCTACAGCGGCATGCTGGTCCCGTTCGGCGACCACGCCAACCTGGCGGCTTACTTCGCCCGCCTGCGCGAGCGCCCCGCCTTCGCCCGCGCCGTCGACGAAGCCCGCCCCTACCGCCCCTTCTTCCCCCTCGACTGGCCGGCCGGCTACGACTAAGGGCCCCGCATCGCGCAATGACGCTGTTGGAATGGCCGCGCAAAGCCCCTAGACCGCGGCCAACATTCTCAAGGCCCGAGGCACAATGACCACGATCATCCGCGAGGCGGACCTCATCGAGAGCGTCGCCGACGCCCTCCAGTACATCTCCTACTACCATCCGATGGACTATATCCGCGCGCTCGGCGATGCCTATCAGGCCGAGCAGTCGCCCGCGGCCAAGGACGCGATCGCCCAGATCCTCACCAACAGCCGGATGTGCGCCGAAGGGCACCGGCCGATCTGCCAGGACACCGGCATCGTCACCGTGTTCGTCAAATGGGGACAGGATTGCCGGTTGGAGAGCGCGCGCAGCCTGCAGGAGGTGATCGACGAGGGCGTGCGCCGCGCCTACCGCCACCCCGAAAACCCGCTGCGCGCCTCGATCCTCGCCGATCCCGCCTTCGGCCGCGTCAACACGAAGGACAACACGCCGTCGGTGATGCATGTCGAGATGGTGCCGGGGAGCACGGTCTCGATCGACGTCGCAGCCAAGGGCGGCGGCTCGGAAAACAAGACCAAGTTCAAGATGCTGAACCCGTCCGACTCGATCGTCGACTGGGTGCTCGAGATGGTGCCGCAGATGGGCGCCGGCTGGTGCCCGCCCGGCATGCTCGGCATCGGCATCGGCGGCACCGCCGAGAAGGCGATGCTGCTCGCCAAGGAAAGCCTGATGGGCGCGATCGACATGGCGCAGCTGAAGGCGCGTGGGCCGCAGAGCAAGATCGAGGAACTGCGCATCGAGTTGTTCGAGAAGGTGAACGCGCTCGGCATCGGCGCGCAGGGTCTCGGCGGCCTCTCCACGATCCTCGACGTCAAGATCCTCGATTGGCCGACCCATGCGGCGTCGAAGCCGGTGGCGATGATCCCCAATTGCGCCGCCACCCGTCACGCCCATTTCACGTTGG
This portion of the Sphingomonas sp. LY54 genome encodes:
- a CDS encoding DMT family transporter: MTETPAATIMSPRVLIPFVVITLIWGSTWIVIKDQLGTVPPTWSVTYRFIIAGTAMFAYAAWKGFPLRIDRKGHLLAAGFGIPQFCLNFNFVYAAEHYITSGLVAVVFALLLVPNTALGWLFLKHRITARFLVGSAIATVGVGLLFVQEMRSTSFDPGTVLIGIGLTLLGVLSASVSNVMQAGEGLRARPIASMLAWGMAYGVLANAIFALIVYGPPVIEYRVGYWLGLFYLGIAASALAFTFYFGIIRAIGPSKAAYSSLLVPIIAMGFSTVFEDYHWSTLAVAGGILALAGLTIALRSRRPA
- a CDS encoding MlaD family protein, with amino-acid sequence METRSNHILVGGVVLAMVVALLGFIIWLSQVSGESKNEYDIFFKQAVDGLAKGSAVTFNGVPVGQIESINLEPKSPEFVRVRITARDDTPILQGTTATIQGVGFTGVSQIQLDPAPAGSPPLACPEENLESTCPYGVPVIPTKPGALGQLLNSAPELLERVSTLTERLTELVSDRNQASIAGILDNMEKISGSIAERSPEIAATLADARIAIRQAGNAAEEFGRLAETTDGLLNDDAKPLVNDLRKTVQAAETSMRNLDAAINDARPGIQAFSKQTLPEVGQLVRDLRATSQSLRAVSEKVEQGGAGALIGGSKLPDYEPK
- a CDS encoding sensor histidine kinase, producing MTDLSPIRPDVADQARDSRTLKRDSALLGELFEHAPSFIALAYGADHRFAFANRAFQALAGETDLVGRPAAEALPQLAALGFLGLADEVFASGRVHEGREVEIAISGTDPVERRYVDFSYRPLFDDGAVAGVLVVGYDVTGQKLARDEVALLRTNLIHISRLSAMGTMASTLAHTLNQPLTAIANYVSGCERLLAKPQAGAVADLTFALNQIKQSALEAGDVIRSLRELAGRDDGDKTSVDLADAVGEALALARTGGAAPDLACDIDLGGLDVRGDAIQVQQVLFNLVRNAIEAMAGRADQILSVTAQRQGAMVEIVVADNGPGFPPGAHHAAFDAFMTTRNGAIGLGLPICRTIVEAHGGRIAAEPNPGGGARLVLSLPAAD
- a CDS encoding PilZ domain-containing protein — encoded protein: MDADSPDDTTMDGKRSVKRARVLLAAKLRTAAGEVDVRLRDLSQKGALIELAQPLVLGDEVVFARGKTIVSARVAWTGGNRAGLEFHQEIDESEVLVHVTRRPSNQTQQRFRRPRVLSEDISEQERRLAHVWAKSVGIAPPR
- a CDS encoding threonine aldolase family protein, whose translation is MRFFSDNAAAACPEVMAALVEANRLETAYDGDTYSARLDAAFSALFEREVRALWIPTGTAANSLALAALCPPHGAILCHRDAHIQNDECGAPEFYTHGAKLMLAEGEGAKLTPASVGALLATIRNDVHQVQPHALSITNATEYGLVYTPAEVAALGGICKERGLGFHMDGARFANAVARLGCTPAELTWKAGVDVLSFGFVKNGGMSAEALIFFDTALADATRYRRKRAGHLLSKGRYLAAQLLAMIENDVWLRNARAANDGAARLAAAAGERLVHPVEANELFLKVAPAEAQALRDQGFDFYDWGPGEARLVVSWDQQPEHIEALARAIEAL
- a CDS encoding ABC transporter ATP-binding protein → MSENIIEVRGLKNAFGEQVVHEDLDLDVRRGEILGVVGGSGTGKSVLMRSIIGLQQPVAGEVHVFGEPTLDRDEADLQGIRKRWGILFQGAALFSTLTVAENVQVPLREFYPKLGADLLDEIAAFKIVMSGLAPEAGPKFPAELSGGMKKRAGIARALAMDPELLFLDEPTAGLDPIGAAAFDELIRELQSALGLTVFLITHDLDTLYAICDRVAVLADRKVIAVGTIPELLALDHEWIQEYFRGPRGRAAQTATAAASRVGSAEG
- a CDS encoding ABC transporter permease, producing MSSAADFSLADDGDRKVLRFSGNLTLACIGDLPERLNAVPGDGLVLDLTAVPRMDTVGAWLVHRMARDHQADVIGVDEDEAKLLEQVSQSDQPVKVRPDRTPPLYRVLGEVGDATAEAGRTLLGLLGFFGALMISFWTVITHPRRFRLNAVVQQFEVVGVHSLGIVGLMSFLVGIVIAQQGAVQLRQFGAEVFTINLIGRMSVKELGVLMTAIMVAGRSGSAFAAQIGSMKLAEEVDAMRTIGVSPMEALVLPRVLATVLLMPLLGFYAALISIIGGGIFSFVALDIPPVTFVQRIREVVPMTDLWGALIKAPVFGLIIAMAGCFQGLQVKGNAEEVGLRTTAAVVQGIFLVIVLDAFFAVFFTEIGWV
- a CDS encoding PilZ domain-containing protein, producing the protein MFEASATGLTGELAMSGIPAAPPGRKEERQHCEIGAGLRQRGASGVTVQIIDLSTQGFRASTHLELASGTDVWLKLPGLEALHARVAWTRGSAVGCQFVRPLHPAVLSMVVSRA
- the pepN gene encoding aminopeptidase N, translated to MLDAQNAPAVPPATIRREDYRPPAWLVPEIALEFDLAAKRTIVKATLTIERNQPGEPLRLDGEDLKLLSVKIDGQPAAHSHADDVLTIPLDARSAVVETIVEIAPSANSQLMGLYESGGILCTQCEAEGFRRITFFPDRPDVLSRYKVRMVADKGAYPVLLANGDPIARGDLPDGRHWAEWHDPFPKPSYLFALVAGDLVANRDTFVTSSGRTVDLGIWVRAEDLPKTQHAMDALKASMAWDERVYGREYDLAVFNIVAVSDFNFGAMENKGLNVFNSRYILADPDTATDADYDAVAGVVAHEYFHNWSGNRVTCRDWFQLSLKEGFTVFRDQQFSADQGSHAVKRIEDVRALRSAQFPEDAGPLAHPIRPESYIEISNFYTATVYNKGAEVIRMMHTILGPEGFRAGSDLYFGSHDGTAATCEDFVRAMELATGADLERFRRWYAQAGTPRVKATLTHRDGDGRAHLLLEQTVPPTPGQPTKQPMPIPLKIALFGDKTGEKYVDQLILLEDSSHEVIFEGIGERPVLSINRDFSAPVIIESNRSTEDLAFLSAHDDNPFARYEAMQQLMLDTLIAAVTTGRADHAPVIEAVRNTLADDRLDPAFIAEAVLLPTEAFIGDHLLIVEPEAIHSARERLRAELGIELEQQWRDFYAAAAANRFEYSPAAKGARRLRTVSLGYLSAGGAEDAPALAMRQFAEADNMTDRQGALGTLANSEAPERGEALAAFYERYRDNALVLDKWFMVQALSTRDDTVDAVLALAEHPDFTLANPNRMRALISAFAANQRAFHDADGRGYRFLADTILAVDKLNPQTAARLVPPLGRWRRFDEIRAELMRGELQRIVDTPGLSKDVFEQASKSLG
- a CDS encoding ABC-type transport auxiliary lipoprotein family protein; this translates as MMKQTRILPALGLVLALSGCFSFGGKVPDSLLRLSPSETVPATATRNVAASEAVTVVVPTTPQELRTTRVPVRSGGTVAYLKDAQWVEAPGALFGRLVSDVIAARTGRVVLDPMQFTFDPGVRLTGQLRSFGLDATTNEAVVVYDAAVARGANRVESRRFEARVPVAAIDVASAGPAINQAANQVAAQVADWIG